The genomic segment GGCACGCGGCGGCGGCGCTTCACCCGGTCCGGTTTCCGGCGGCCGGGTCTGCCACGCCCCGGCGACGGCCAACTGGTACCCGACCATGTACATCCGCTGCGACTCGGACGGGTCGAACACGATGCTGCTGGCCTTGCCTTTGAAGTTTTCCGGCAGCGCGAGCAGGTGGAACTGCGATTTGGTAGCGGTACAGAACGTGAACAGTTTGACCGTATCGGCCCGGAACAGCGAGTACAGGGCCGACGACACCGCGTGGAACATGGCGCTCCAGATCCGCGGGCGGGTGGTGCCCCCGTCCGGGTACGACTTGCCCGACGACAGGAGCCACACGGACGAACCGGGCGGCACCGGACCGGCGGTGCGCACGAACGTCTGGGCGGTGCCGCCCGCGTCGGCGTGGAGTTCGGTGTAGCGCACCCCGTTCACCGTCACGTCGAACTGGACGGGCGGGACGAGCGCGGGGATGGAACAGGACGCGAGGAGCACCTTGCGCACCAGCACCGCCGCATCGGGGCGCCCGGAACTGGCGATCGCGCCCAGGTCCCAGATCACCAGCCGGCGCGTCAGGACGTTGGACGTGGCAATGAACAGGCGGCGGCCGTCGGCGTGCGCGGCGCGGAGGTCGGCGAGCAGGTCGTCGGTCAGTTGCTTCTCGAATATGTCTTCCAGCGGCCGCGCGGTCATGAGCCCGGACCCGGTGACCAGCCCGCGCACCGGGCGCCAGTGGAACACGTCCGAGCGCCGCAGGTTGACGAACGTCTCGCTGAGCAGGCGGTCGTACTTCGAGCCGAGGAACCCGAGGACGGCCGTCGGCGCGCCGCTGCTGACGCCGGTCGCGATGTCGAACGTGGGGCGCGTGCCCGCGGCCGTCCACCCGGAGAGCGC from the Frigoriglobus tundricola genome contains:
- a CDS encoding patatin-like phospholipase family protein, yielding MPVIALTVPLVLAIAVGCSGPKVRNAPPAAIATKPWANRDSSDTYQDADTITVSGLSAALQGTDPGRPADKPLNILCVSGGGKYAAFTAGALSGWTAAGTRPTFDIATGVSSGAPTAVLGFLGSKYDRLLSETFVNLRRSDVFHWRPVRGLVTGSGLMTARPLEDIFEKQLTDDLLADLRAAHADGRRLFIATSNVLTRRLVIWDLGAIASSGRPDAAVLVRKVLLASCSIPALVPPVQFDVTVNGVRYTELHADAGGTAQTFVRTAGPVPPGSSVWLLSSGKSYPDGGTTRPRIWSAMFHAVSSALYSLFRADTVKLFTFCTATKSQFHLLALPENFKGKASSIVFDPSESQRMYMVGYQLAVAGAWQTRPPETGPGEAPPPRAGFDFVTPE